The following nucleotide sequence is from Chloroflexota bacterium.
AAACACCCCGATGTTCTGCGTGTCGAAGAGCAACTGGGGCTGGCTGAACCAGATTGGCTGGTGGGCGTCGGGCCGGAACTCGCCCACGGCGATGAACTGTGGGCGACGCGCATGAAAGTCGCGTGGTCCGCGGCCGCCGAATCCGTGCCCGTCGTGGTTTTGCAGCATGAGCAGAAACCGGCCGTCGTCCAGCGCAAAGATGGGGCATGGCGAGACGGGATTGAGCATGGGCCGGCCATCGTCGCGATTCAGCAGCGGCTCCGTCGGGCGCCAGGTGACGCCGTCGTCGGTCGAAACCGTGTACCAGATCTGCCCCGTCGCCGTGCGCGCCACGGTGAACAGGCGGCCGTCCGGCAGCAGCACTGCGCTCGGCTCCTCGCAGTATGAGTAGTTCCGCGAGGCCTCCGGCTCGTAGGGCACGGGCACGCGAATGGCCGTGTCGTCGTCTTGCAGCCACGTGATCTCGACGTCGCGCGGATGCGGTGACTCATCGATGTTCTCGAACCGCATGAACTCCGCCTGGCTGTCGCGGCGGGACATGGTGAAGTCGTCCTCGCGGCGCGCGGTCTTGACGTACGAATTCGTCCAGCGGGTGAAGCCGATGATTGGGCGATCCTTCGCGTCGCGGATCGGCTTTTGCCACACCACGCAGTTGGCGCCGATGGAGCGATCCGGATGGTCGTTCGCGCTCGAGCGATAGGGAATCACGACCTCCCCATCGATCCAGGATCGGCCGTCGTCGTCCGAGTACTTGCAGCGCAGAAAGCTAGTCTGATAGCTGTCGCCGATGGCGCGACCGTGGTTGTAGAAGCAGTAGATGCGCCCGCGCCGGCTGATGACCGGAAACCCGAAGGCGCTCACCTGCCCGGGCTTGGCCCCCGGACCGTCGATAACGCCCACCGGCGACCACGTCCGGCCACCGTCGGCGCTGCGTGAGTACGCCACCCGATAGTCGGCCCCGTGCGGTTGGCTGGCTAACGCGAAGATCGCCAACAGGTCGCCGCCCGGCGTGACCTCCACCAGGACGTGGTCCACCGCCTCGATCCAGTACGAGGGCTCCTTGGGCAGATAGAGCACCAGGTCGGGGTCGGTGCGCCGCCAGTCCTCGCTGAAGCACTCGTGGTCGCCAGGGATTGTCTTTGTCATTGATTCACCAATGCCGGCTTGTCGCTGTGGCCGTGCTCACAGCCTAGCGGCATGCGGAGGCAACCGCCTTCGTCGATCGCGGGAGCGGC
It contains:
- a CDS encoding sialidase family protein, with the protein product MTKTIPGDHECFSEDWRRTDPDLVLYLPKEPSYWIEAVDHVLVEVTPGGDLLAIFALASQPHGADYRVAYSRSADGGRTWSPVGVIDGPGAKPGQVSAFGFPVISRRGRIYCFYNHGRAIGDSYQTSFLRCKYSDDDGRSWIDGEVVIPYRSSANDHPDRSIGANCVVWQKPIRDAKDRPIIGFTRWTNSYVKTARREDDFTMSRRDSQAEFMRFENIDESPHPRDVEITWLQDDDTAIRVPVPYEPEASRNYSYCEEPSAVLLPDGRLFTVARTATGQIWYTVSTDDGVTWRPTEPLLNRDDGRPMLNPVSPCPIFALDDGRFLLMLQNHDGHGFGGRGPRDFHARRPQFIAVGEFRPDAHQPIWFSQPQLLFDTQNIGVFPFYMKWLSMYASVTEHSGERILWYADRKIFGLGRYITDELLAPLTAPSG